The DNA window AATACCATTCTTCTTGTTGTCCAACCATTATTATTCATTGATTTTTTCCTCCTTTATTACTTACATCCATTTTTGTTAAAATATCACACAAACGTTACAATCATATTATTGCACAAATATTGTACCGTGTCAACGGTACAATATAAGAATCGTATTGGTTGTTTTGTTTATTTTATGAAAAAAGCTGAGGAATTTTCCTCAGCTTTTTTTATTCTCTATTGGATTTATAAACACTCACCTTGTTGTTTCAATCAAAATCTCTATTGATCAATCATTTATCTATTATTGTTTTTAACTTTTCTAACGATTTTACTGCATTTTCTCTTGGTCTCACTTCAATAATATAATAAACATCCAACTCTTTCATTTTTTCTATATGCCATTTAAAATCCACATTGCCGCTACCTATAATCTGATGATCACTTTTCCCATTATGATCATGTAAGTGACAAGTTTTTATATACTTTATATGCTTTAAGAAGAAATCTACTTCATTGTATTGATTCGTATAACTATGTCCTATATCCCAAGTCAAATATAAATTTTCTTGACTTAAAAGTTCCTCTAATGTTTCCTGAACAATTCTTTCTGGAAATCGTCCTGAATTCTCAATGCATAAATAGATTTTACCTTGTGCATAATTACTTAGTTCTATTAAACTCTCTTTAAGCACTTTTTTATATTCTTCACAATAAGACTCATCTAAATAAGATTTTCTATCTGTAAGGGTAAAGCATACTGCACTTCCTATATGCATTGTCATTCTACTTGCCCCTATGTCATAGCCCAAGTCAATGACCTCTTTGAATCTATCTATTGTAGCTTTTCTAATTCCCTCTTGAAGCTGTAAAAGCGTAATATCTTCAGGAGCATGTAAAGTAATGGCTATATGATTTTCTTCTTTATATTTTTTAATTTGTTCTCTCTCTCTCTTTGTGAAATTTTCTGGAAAGAAAATGGGCATATTTACATTAAGTTCCACACAATCAAATCCATGCTCTTTCGTATATTTTAACGTATCAAATATGTCTCTTTCTCCACTAGATGCTGCATATCCTATTTTCATAGGCTACCTCCTAACATAAATTAATCTACGTATTTTTCTTATTTGTTATATTTCTTATCTTTTATCTTACCATATTAACATCATTTTCGTTAAAATGTTTTTTGTTACCTATAGATAGATTTCTTTATGTCTCTTTATTTTTTATAAAATGCCCACTTCTTATACATTTACTATTTTATTTCCTCTAAAACAGAAAGTAAATACTTCCATGTTCTTTCTGTAGAAGATCTACTTAAATGTTCATTTGGTGTATGTACATCATACATATTCGGACCAAAAGATATCATATCCATATCTCCTAATTTTTCACTAAACAAACCACATTCTAATCCAGCATGAACTGCAGCAATTTCTGGTTCTTTTCCATATAATCTTTTGTAAACGTCTATAAATAACTCCCTTATATAAGAGTCTTTCTTATATGCCCACTCTGGATAGGATGCTTCTGTAGAAAATTCTGCTTCTACTAATTTGGAAGCTTCCTTAATTTGTTTTGCAATATAATCTTTCATAGTTCTTACAGAGCTTCTTGTAGCACTGCTAAAAACAATTTTTTCTTTTGTGGTAGAAATAACCCCTAAATTTGTAGAACTTTCCACAAGTCCTTCAATATCCATACTCATTTTTTGAACACCACAAGGAATTAAAAATGATAAAGCAAGAACTTTTTCAAGTGTTTGATCTGAAAATACCTTTTCTATTTTTCTATCTATCTTTTCTATTTTTACTGATACATGAGGATCTGATGATTGAAATTCATGCTTAAATACATCATCCCATTTTTTTATCTTCGATTGAATCTTTTCAATATATTCATTTTTAAACAATATAGTAGCATCAACTTCTCTTGGAATAGCATTCAATTTATCTCCACCATGAATATCCGATACATAAATATCATCATGCTCAAATAAATCCTGCAAAACTCGACCAATAAGTTTATTAGCATTTCCTCTTCCCTTATCTATATCCATTCCAGAATGTCCACCCTTAAGCCCTCTAATTTGAAGCTTATATGGGATACATCCTTCATCATAGTCCTTCCATACAATTGGAATTTCTACCTTGCTTCGAATACCTCCAGAACAACTAACAAATAATACCCCTTCTTCTTCACTATCAATATTGATAAGTATCTTTCCATTAAGATTAGATGGTTCTAGGTTTGCTGCACCTTTTAAACCCATTTCTTCTTCTGTAGTAAATAATACCTCTACTTTAGGATGTTTTATATGATCATTATCTAAAATAGCAAGACAAAATGCTACAGCAATACCATTGTCAGCTCCCAGTGTTGTTCCTTTTGCTCTAATAAAATCTTCGTCTACTTCAATTTTTATAGGATCTTTTTTAAAATCATGGACTGTATCCTTATTCTTTTCACAAACCATATCCATATGTCCTTGAAGAATTACAGTAGGTGATTTTTCATATCCCTTTGAAGCATTTTTTTTAATTACTACATTTAAAGCTTCATCTTGATCTACCTCTAAATTTCTCTTTTTTGCAAATTGAACTAAGAAATCACTTATTTCTTTTTCATTTCCTGAACCTCTTGGAATTTTAGATATTTCTTCAAAATATCTAAAAACTTCTTTTGGCTCAACATTTTGTAAAACATTCTTCATAAAATTACCTCCCCTTATTTTTAATGTCATATAATGCTTTTATAAAAATCATGCCTTCATAAATTCATCATAAATATATTTTGAAACGGCATAAATCAAATCAAGTTGTATATTTTTATCCAATCCCCAAGTGAAAATACTTAATATATAATCCCCCTTTTGAGTAAATACAATAGCCACATCATTCTTTATTTCATCTAAGCCTCCATCCGACTCAAGATCTCCATATTTTGATGCTATTTCAAATGTATGATTCTTAAATAAATAGTCATGTTTATTCTTTTTCATTTTTAAGATATTCATCATCTCATGAGAATAAGGTAATTCTAAATGATAAATCCTTTCTAATAAAGTAGCAACATCTTTCCCACTAGTTAAGTTATCCTGTCCTTCTTTTCTCATTTTAAAATCAAGCATTTTTCTTATAAGGAGTGTATCCCTATAATTATTTTCAACTAAATAAGTATTGATTTTATCTATTCCTATCATTTCAATAAAAATATTTGTAGCATCATTACAGCTTTTTTCAATCATCAATTCTAAAAGTTCATAGTAACTATAAATTTCCTTATGAATAAACTCTCCACTTACTATACATTGCCTAAAATCATTAATATTTATGGTTTCATGTAAATCAAA is part of the Crassaminicella profunda genome and encodes:
- a CDS encoding sugar phosphate isomerase/epimerase family protein; this translates as MKIGYAASSGERDIFDTLKYTKEHGFDCVELNVNMPIFFPENFTKREREQIKKYKEENHIAITLHAPEDITLLQLQEGIRKATIDRFKEVIDLGYDIGASRMTMHIGSAVCFTLTDRKSYLDESYCEEYKKVLKESLIELSNYAQGKIYLCIENSGRFPERIVQETLEELLSQENLYLTWDIGHSYTNQYNEVDFFLKHIKYIKTCHLHDHNGKSDHQIIGSGNVDFKWHIEKMKELDVYYIIEVRPRENAVKSLEKLKTIIDK
- a CDS encoding aminoacyl-histidine dipeptidase, whose product is MKNVLQNVEPKEVFRYFEEISKIPRGSGNEKEISDFLVQFAKKRNLEVDQDEALNVVIKKNASKGYEKSPTVILQGHMDMVCEKNKDTVHDFKKDPIKIEVDEDFIRAKGTTLGADNGIAVAFCLAILDNDHIKHPKVEVLFTTEEEMGLKGAANLEPSNLNGKILINIDSEEEGVLFVSCSGGIRSKVEIPIVWKDYDEGCIPYKLQIRGLKGGHSGMDIDKGRGNANKLIGRVLQDLFEHDDIYVSDIHGGDKLNAIPREVDATILFKNEYIEKIQSKIKKWDDVFKHEFQSSDPHVSVKIEKIDRKIEKVFSDQTLEKVLALSFLIPCGVQKMSMDIEGLVESSTNLGVISTTKEKIVFSSATRSSVRTMKDYIAKQIKEASKLVEAEFSTEASYPEWAYKKDSYIRELFIDVYKRLYGKEPEIAAVHAGLECGLFSEKLGDMDMISFGPNMYDVHTPNEHLSRSSTERTWKYLLSVLEEIK
- a CDS encoding serine hydrolase, whose translation is MNLEDMIDHQYMDHLSIFYKNLQTKECYMHKAECSVPSASIIKVFIMANFFERVQNREFDLHETININDFRQCIVSGEFIHKEIYSYYELLELMIEKSCNDATNIFIEMIGIDKINTYLVENNYRDTLLIRKMLDFKMRKEGQDNLTSGKDVATLLERIYHLELPYSHEMMNILKMKKNKHDYLFKNHTFEIASKYGDLESDGGLDEIKNDVAIVFTQKGDYILSIFTWGLDKNIQLDLIYAVSKYIYDEFMKA